The Periplaneta americana isolate PAMFEO1 chromosome 14, P.americana_PAMFEO1_priV1, whole genome shotgun sequence region GAAGTTTTTCTAAATCCCAATCTTTTATCGATCTGCATGATGATATTGTCAATGATCTCAAAGAACAATATCTTGTAATTACGATTATGTTCTACATCACTTCTTCCATTGTAGCAGCAGTCTGTACTTTCTCCCTTAGAATTCACTTCTACTTTTCGCTACGTTCAAAATTCTAGCATAGTGCTGTAGCTGAAATTTCCATGGTTAAGCCGAAGAAGTGCTTTCGTCATGGCCCCGAAATGATAATCCCTGCTTGCTTAAATAAAAAGCAGCGTCGATGACTGACCGCATAACATGTCTGTTTAAACGGACCTGAATTAACAACCATCAGGAACTTTCTATCGTTCGAACCCTTTTAACTCCTACCGAATTTCGTTACGCCAACTTTTCTAGCCTACACCCGTACCGGCAGACtgaattataaaacagagagCTGGGAGTCCTACAGATTTGAAATAAAGTATCGTAACTTgaccagtttgtgagcatgtttgttgcattattaaatttaattcgttGGCATAACAGTGCAAGAAATGAGCTGTGGGACACAATACAAATTCTCCGTGTTTCCCTCTCATTACGTTAGGCCCGCCATTAACCAGCACAATTAATTTATGTGGTTCAGTTATGACTGAATTAAGTCTATATTCCATTAAGATAGCTTTCACCAAACTTTCAGCATTATGTTTTGGTGGCCGTGAAGagaaatttccaataattttattgctatccagcaattaaatttgaattattttcgtAGTTCCTTTGAATTGTGACGAGCCCTATAAATGATAGGCTATTTGAAATATTAATCTAAATGTGGAGTAAAATCAGTCAAACCCCGAAATAAACCACGGTTTGTTGAATTTTCTGATTCGACAAGTCCTCACATCACTAATTAAAATGTGGCACAGAATTTCACACAGCTACTTATTTTAGATAGACCATATctatttttagaaacattttcatCTTGTTTCTGAATGTTAATCCAATAGCTACGCAGAATCAAGCTGTGttagaatattttattatctctAACAGTGACAAATCTGTTTGACTTGAAATAGGTTTTCGAATTTTcattcttttctagttttttaagtcaaattaactaaatccttcactccggtctttgtccatgtattttcttttCCAAACAGAAGgacgggtgggggagaaagcgtttttatgagcgcagcaaaaaaccaatggtttccattacacatctcggtattaaaatgactagtaggctacaggatttcctcgactttttctagaaatttcaatatttaaatttagtgtaggacgtcctaatttcttaagttaacgtgcaatttctcttttaatttcgaaaaggcttggtcgattaggttttcatttcattcatttttatataaaatatttttttagacacactgactaatcacatcacaccacccacagtactataacacactggaactgtaatgatatacagtagtccagaagcctatgtgttctaacgcaggtcataaagagatgagggtgttggcggttcttttgtatattcggagagagctgcttcggttgcagctctaatccagtcttatgggacggtgaagaaaaccagttttctgctgccgactaccctatgTTGAGCTCCAGGAattgccgatcacagatccgaaaagtacactacagctaaaattctcgagcagttcaaggatccaacagacagtaaaatctcgaatcggaGGAGAgtgaattagaaaaataaatgcaacaatgaactagattacataaaagcacgttttacatttttaatttcacgggtccatttaaatggcggttctgcagctctgcagttcttattgcaGAGCCGCCCCTGAAGAAAAGTAAAATCGGTTCCATTGGCTGATGTTTCGAAGAAGTTAAATTGGTAAATGTTTAGTACATCACCCCTACTTGTTAGTAAAGACATAGGCCCCTACTGTTTTTTTGGTCCACgaaaaatactcgtcttttacgGAAAGACTCACTCCTGCCACTTTCTGCAATGACGTATTGTATTCTCCCTGGACCAAAGATACAATACGGCGTTGCTAGAAGTAACGGTGACATGCTGAACATGTTTAATTAACTAGATGCAACAATATGTGGCATAAGTGTGCGCAGATGGATCTTCGGATAGTACAGTATTTCGTTTAGCTCCTTATGTGTAGCACAGGCCTACAGCAAATTGTCCTATTCCTGGCTAGGAAGTTTTGGGATAATTCAATAATTCAAACTATATATCGGTGTGTGTTGATATTCAAAGCTAGTCAGCTGGTGTTGTTCTATGAACTTTTCACAAACAGCATGATATACAATATGAAACCATAAACGCAACGACGAAGTAATAGAAGAACTCGATCTGGAACCAGTACTCCAATTCATACTCGGAACTGGATGAGCCATTTGCGATTTGTGAGATCCCACAGAATCCCAAAAGCCATGCTTCACTATTAACTCaatgggaagagatctctggTATAATCCAAAAAGAGTTGGAGAGAAAATTTATCTTTATTACGACATTGTAATAGGCTAAATGGCATAAtgatgtgtggataagcttcaaggcttctaccacgttgtcttggtgttattggctgacgtttcgaccgctgtgttgtggccatcttcagagcagttgttggataaggaaatagtctgccagctcttatatatatagtagtctcgatgggggggggggagtacttgctatgataggtcgtaggttctccttctggcatcagATTGGTCCTACATTGTCCAATCTgtttgaggtctgtatgaaggggagtattcatattaaatactggccctcataaggtccgaaagagtgaccttgataccgtgcccgatgtccggatgaagggggggggcgccgcgtacatgtggagacctggtttctcgttcctaagtttaggtcgtaggttctccttctggtatctgcttggtcctacgtggtgcggttggagtctgtgtgaaggggagtattcatattaaatactggccctcataaggtccgaaagagtgaccttgatatcaatccggttggagtctgtgtgaaggggggtattcatattatatactggccctcataaggtccgaaagagtgaccttgataccgtgcccgatgtgcGGATGAAGGTGGgtgccgcgtacatgtggagacctggcttctcgttcctaagtatgatcttggaatagacttccccatgagttgctgagttgtaacccctcgtccttgttgatgttgttgggatgttgtttgatgtggaaggcttctttaaccagtcttctgtataagttgtcttcttcatctattatcttgatattgtcgAATTCGATGGCGTGGCCTGAATCTGCTGAGTGTAAGGATATTGCTGATTTTTCGTATGGTCCGTATTTGCAGAGTCGGATGTGTTCCTTCCTTCTATCGTCCACCGTACGTCCAgtttggcctatgtattttaGACTGCAGGAGCAAGGGATCATGTATATTCCGGCTGATTGGAATATACATAATACTTGGAATATGGCATAATACTTGTATGAATAATGATGAGGAAGTCACGTTGGTGAGGTGTTTCGGAATTCTTCTTTTTGTGCAGTAGCACAATGGAATAAAAGCATAGTGTGGTTGTTTTGGTTTTTCCACATCCACactgcatatgcaaggaatttccaTCCATCGAAGACAAAAATATTATGTGCTGACAAACATTTCAAAGTATTActgttttacaaaatatgctaattttgGGCTTTATGCCACAAAATCCTGTAAATATGATACATTGCATGTTTGATAGTGTACTATATACAGGAAcatctaatataggcctatgcaaaaatatatacaattagttttgaatattcgtcattacagtcGTTCAAAACATGTATAAAACCATTTTGCATGACTAGCAAAAGGACAGTAAAAAGATGCAGTTGCATACGAATTCTCGTCCTATTAATATTCCATTCACTGAAAGCGTGTCAATGCAAtgcacatgcttaacgatcaagtttattttgtttcttccaGAGTACCTTCCAGACTATCGAGCGAGGGAAATTCCCTCGCCAGAAACAATACCGGCTCCCTCGCCAGACACAATACCGGCTCCCTCGCCAGATACCATGCCAGGACCTATTTCAGATTCCATTCCGCCTCCCATGGTAGTTCCCATGTCAGCTACCATGATAGATCACGAACCAGCATCCATGGTAGTTCCAGTGATACACCCCTTGCCTGATCCCATGCCACCGCTATATATCGAGGACTtattggcagaagaagaagaagaagaagaagaagaagaagatgatgatgatgaggacagACGAACACACAATGGCTGCTGGACCTTTTTCAGATATCTATTTTTAAGACTTCGTCATCTTTTTAGACGTAATCAGGGTAAGAATAAGGATAAGGATGAAGaagatgaggatgaggataaagatGATAAGGATGAGAATAACAAGGATGAAGATAAGGTTAAAGATGATAAGTATGATGATGAGGATAAAGATAAAGTTTATAAGGATGAGGATGAGGGTAACGATAAAGAATATGATGATGAGGACAGACGAACACACAATGGCTGCTGGACCTTTTTCAGATATCTATTTTTAAGACTTCGTCGTCTTTTTAGACGTAATCAGggtaaggataaggataaggatgagGAAGCtgaggatgaggataaagatGATAAGGATGAGAATAACAAGGATGAAGATAAGGTTAAAGATGATAAGAATGATGATGAGGATAAAGATAAAGTTGATAAGAATGAGGATAACAATAAAGATGATGAGGATAAGGATAAagatgatgaggatgaggataaagatGTTATGGATGAGGATGGGAATAAAGATGTTAAGGATGAGCATAAAGATGATAAGGATGAGGTCGAGGATAAAGACGAGGCTGAAGATGATAAGGATGAGGACGAGGATAAAGATGATAAGGATAAagatgatgaggatgaggataaagacgatgaggatgaggataaagacgatgaggatgaggataaagatgataaggctgaggatgaggataaagacgatgaggatgaggataaagatGATAAGGATGACGATAAAGATGGTGAGGATGAGGATAAAGGTGATAAGGATGAGGATGAGAATAAAGATCATAAAGATGAGAatgaggatgaggataaagatgataaggatgaggatgaggataaagGTGATAAGGATGAGCATGAGGATAAAGACGACGAGGATGAGGATAAAGATGataaggatgaggatgaggataaagTTGATGAGGATGAGGACAAAGATGataaggatgaggatgaggataaagaCGATAAGGATGAGGATAAAGGTGATAAGGATGAGGATAAagatgatgaggatgaggataaagatGATAAGTATGAGGATGAGAATAAAGACGATAAGGATGAGGATAAagatgatgaggatgaggatagAGACGataaggatgaggatgaggataaagatAAGGATGAGGACGAGGATAAAGGTGATAAGGATGAGAATGAGGATAAAGATAAAGATGATAAAGATGAGGATGGACATAAGAATAAAGATGATAAGGAAGAGAATGAGGATAAAGATGTTAAGGTTGAGGATGAGGATAAAAATGTTAGGGGtgaggatgaggataaagatGAGGATAAAGACGATGAGGATGAGAATAAAGAAGAGAATGAGAATAAagatgatgaggatgaggataaagaCGAGGATAAAGATGAGGATAAAGATGATGAGGATGACGATAAAGAATATAAGGATGAGGATGAGAATaaagatgatgaggatgatgaggaTAAAGGTAataaggatgaggatgaggataaagactataaggatgaggatgaggataaagatGATAAGGATGGTGATAAAAGTGATAAGGATGAGGATGAGCATAAAGATGATGAGGATGAGAAtaaagatgagtatgaggataaAGCTGATAAGGATGAGAATGAGGATAAACACGAGGCTAAAGATGATGAGGTTGAGGAAAAAGACGATGAGGATAAAGATGATAAGGATGTGGATAAAGATGATAAGGATGACGATAAAggtgatgaggatgaggataaagacgatgaggatgaggataaagatGATAAGACTGAGGATGAGGATAAAGACGATGAGGATGAAGATATagatgatgaggatgaggataaagacgataaggatgaggatgaggatgaggataaaaGTGATAAGAATGGGGATGAGGATAAACAcgatgaggatgaggataaagatGATGAGGATGAGGACACAGTTGATGAGGATGAGGACAAGGACGATAAGGATGAGAATAAAAATGAGAATGAGGATGATGACAAAGAAGATAAGGATGAGGGTGAGCATAAAGACGAGGATAAAGATAATGAGCATGAGGATAAAGGTGataaggatgaggatgaggataaagaCGATGAGAATGAGGATAAAGATGACAAGGATGAGGATAAAGATCATGAGGATCAGGATAAAGATGATGGGGATGAGGATAAAGAcgatgaggatgaggataaaaATGATAAGGATGAGGATAAAGGTGATAAGGTTAATGATGATAAACAcgatgaggatgaggataaagaCGATCAAGATGAGAATGAAGATGAGAatgaggatgaggataaagatGATCAGGATGAGGATGGGAATAAAGATGATAAGGATGAGGACAAAGGTCATAACAatgaggatgaggataaagaCGATGAGGATGACGATAAAGACGATAAGGATGATCATAAGGATAAGGATGATAAGGCCAATTATGAGGATAAAGACGATGAGGATAAGGATGATAAGAATGAGGATGAGGATATAGACAatgaggatgaggataaagatgatgaggatgaggataacGACGATAAGGACGAGTATAAAGGTGATAAGGATGAGAATGAGGATAGCGATAAAGATGATAAGGATGAGGATAAGAATAAAGATGTTAAGGATGAGGATAAAGAcgatgaggatgaggataaagatgataaggatgaggataaagatgataaggatgaggatgaagacgatgaggatgaggataaagatGATAAGGATGAGGATAAAGGTGATagggatgaggatgaggataaagaCGATGAGGATGAAGATAAAGACCATAAGGATGAGGATAAATATCATGAGGATGAGGATAAAAGTGAcaaggatgaggatgaggataaagaCGATGACGAAGAGGATAAAGATGATGAGGATGAGGACAAAGACGATAATGATGAGGATGAGAATAAAGACAATGAGAATGACAATAAAGATGAGAATGTGGATAATGATAAAGATGATAAGGATGAGGATGAGCATAAAGACAAGGATAAAGGTAATaaagatgaggatgaggatgaggataaagatAATAAGGATGAAAATGAGGATAAAGGTGATAAGAatgaggatgaggataaagacgatgaggataaagatgataaagatgaggataaagatgatgaggatgaggataaagatGATAAGGATGAGGAAAAAGATGataaggatgaggatgaggataaagatGATGGCGATGAGGATAAAGACAAAAAGGATGAGGATAAAAATGATAAGGATgaggataaaggtgataatgatgaggataaagatgataaggatgaggatgaggataaaagtgataaggatgaggatgaggataaagaCGATGACGATGAGGATAAAGATGATGTTGAGGACAAAGACGATAAGTATGAGCATAAAGACGATGAGGATGAGAATAAAGATGAGAATGAGGgtgatgataaagatgataagGATGAGCATAAAGACAAGCATAAGGATAATAaagatgaggatgaggataaagatgatgaggatgaggataaagatAATAAGGATGAAGATGAGGATAAAGGTGATAAGAatgaggatgaggataaagacgatgaggatgaggataaaaATGATAAGGATGAGGATAAAGGTTATAATGATGAGGATAAAGATGGTGAGGATAAGGATGAGGATAAAGAGGATGAGGATAAAAACGATAAGGATGAGAATGAGGATAAAGATGATAAGGATGAGGATGAAGGTGATAAGGATGAGAACGAGGATAACGATAAAGATGGTAAGGGTGAGGATGAGAATAAGGATATAGATgataaggaggaggagaaggataaAGATGTTAAGGATGACGATGAGGATAGAAATGTTAAGGATGAGGATGGGGATAAAGATGATAAAGATGAGGATGAGAAAGATGATAAAAATGGGAATGAGGATAAAGGTGATCAGGATGAGGATAAAAATGATAAGGATGAGGATAAagatgatgaggatgaggataaagatgatatggttgaggatgaggatgaagatAATGAGGATGAAGATAAagatgatgaagataaagatgAGGATGAAGACAATAAGGATGAGGATAAATATGATGAGGATGAGTATAATTGTTATAAGGATGAGGATAAAGAcgatgaggatgaggataaagaCGATAAGGATGAGGATGTGGATAAAGATGATATGGATGAGGATAAAGATAAAGAGGATGATAATAAAGATGATAAGGATGAGGGTAAAGATGATGAGGATAAACACGATAAGGATGAGGATAAatatgatgaggatgaggataaagaCGATGACGAAGAGGATAAAGATGATAAGGATGAGGACAAAGACGATAAGGGTGAAGATGAGAATAAAGAAAATGAGTGTGAGAATGAGGATGATAATAAAGATGATAAGGAAGAGGATAAAGATAATAAGGCTGAAAATGAGGATAAAGGTGATAAGAatgaggatgaggataaagaCGATGAGGATAAAGATGAGGAtatagatgatgaagatgaggataaagatgatgaggatgaggataaagatGATAAAGATGAGGAAGAGGATAAAGATGATGGGGATGAGGATAAACACGATAAGGGTGAGGATAAAAATGATAAGGATgaggataaaggtgataatgatggGGATAAAGATGAGGATAAGGATGAGGATAAAGATGATGAGGATAAAAACAAAAGGATGAGGATAAAGAGGATAAGTATgaggatgatgataaagatgataagGATGAGAACGAGAATAACGATAAAGATTATAAGGATGAGGATGACAATAAGGATGTGGATGATAAGGAGGAGGATGAGGATAGAGATGTTAAGGACGAGGATAAAAATGttaaggatgaggatgaggataaagGTGATAaagatgaggatgaggataaagaCGACGAGGATGAGAATAAACATGATAAAGATGAGAATGAGGATAAAGATGATAAGGATGAGGATAAAGATGATAAGGATGAGAATGAGGATAAAGATGATGAGGATAAAGAcgatgaggatgaggataaagatgatgaagatgaggataaggacgatgacgatgataaaaATGATGATGAGGACAAAGACGATAAGGATGAGCATAAAGGCGATGAGGATGAGAATAAAGATGAGAATGAGGGTGATGATAAAAATGATAAGGATGAGGATGAGCATAAACACAAGAATAAAGATAATAaagatgaggatgaggataaaaATAAGGATGAAGATGAGGATAAAGGTGATAAGATTGAGGATGAGGAAAAAGACGTTGAGGATGAAGATAAagatgatgaggatgaggataaagCCGATGAGGATGAAGAGGTTAAAGATGATAAGGATgaggataaagatgataatgatgaggatgaggataaagaCGATAAGGATGAGCATAAAGGCGATGAGTATGAGACTAAAGATGAGAATGAGGGTAATGATAAAGATGATAAGGATGAGGATTAGCATTAATACAAGGATAAAGATAATAAAGGTGAGGATGAAGATAAAGATAATAAGGATGAGGATAAAGATAATAAGGATGAAGATGAGAATAAAGGTGATAAGATTGAGGATGAGGAAAAAGAcgatgaggatgaggataaagatgatgaggatgaggatgaagaCGATGAGGATGAAGAAGAGGTTAAAGATGATAAGGAAGAGTATAAAAATGATAACGATGAGGATAAAAATGATAAcgatgaggatgaggataaagaGGATGAGGATAAAAGCGATAAGGATGAGAATGAGGATAAAGATGataaggatgaggatgaggataaagatGATGAGGATAAATACGATCAGAATGAGGATAAATgtgatgaggatgaggat contains the following coding sequences:
- the LOC138713017 gene encoding titin homolog, with product MRKREWCADSNGKLPHLYIPIIICNFIMMSSSLVKNSGRKLSPQSDVRVGDTREEHFMVQRNEEKKRRLKKATRDVKTPQLPEDMSSSPSSSSSKKTRPRRKTMARWRKLFWRFCCCCCRCLRAGPRTSRAQSETSDHVDPEVVQVTEVIESTSSGTSATKSETSDHVEPEVVQVTEVIESTSSGTSATQSETSDHVEPEVVQVTEVIESTSSGTSATQSETRDHVEPEIVQITEVIESTSSGTSVTQSETSDHIEPEVVQITEVIESTSSGTSVTQSETSDHIEPEVVQITEVIESTSSGTSVTQSETSDHVEPEVVQITEVIESSSSGTSVTQSETSDHVEPEVVQITEVIGSTSSGTSVTQSETSDHVEPEVVQITEVIGSTSSGTSVTQSETSDHVEPEVVQVTEVIGSTSSGTSVTQSETSDHVEPEVVQITEVIGSTSSGTSVTQSEMSDHVEPEVVQITEVIGSTSSGTSVTQSETSDHVEPEVVQVTEVIGSTSSGTSVTQSETSDHVEPEVVQITEVIESTSSGTSVTQSETSDHVEPEVVQITEVIGSTSSGTSVTQSEMSDHVEPEVVQITEVIESTSSGTSATQSETSDHVEPEVVERTKAIASTSSGGELTTTMMLEDARAHAHIVRTHSEANEPILNDHMFNTPYWLRLRNEVEMENRLTALQLCERLGWKEYLPDYRAREIPSPETIPAPSPDTIPAPSPDTMPGPISDSIPPPMVVPMSATMIDHEPASMVVPVIHPLPDPMPPLYIEDLLAEEEEEEEEEEDDDDEDRRTHNGCWTFFRYLFLRLRHLFRRNQGKNKDKDEEDEDEDKDDKDENNKDEDKVKDDKYDDEDKDKVYKDEDEGNDKEYDDEDRRTHNGCWTFFRYLFLRLRRLFRRNQGKDKDKDEEAEDEDKDDKDENNKDEDKVKDDKNDDEDKDKVDKNEDNNKDDEDKDKDDEDEDKDVMDEDGNKDVKDEHKDDKDEVEDKDEAEDDKDEDEDKDDKDKDDEDEDKDDEDEDKDDEDEDKDDKAEDEDKDDEDEDKDDKDDDKDGEDEDKGDKDEDENKDHKDENEDEDKDDKDEDEDKGDKDEHEDKDDEDEDKDDKDEDEDKVDEDEDKDDKDEDEDKDDKDEDKGDKDEDKDDEDEDKDDKYEDENKDDKDEDKDDEDEDRDDKDEDEDKDKDEDEDKGDKDENEDKDKDDKDEDGHKNKDDKEENEDKDVKVEDEDKNVRGEDEDKDEDKDDEDENKEENENKDDEDEDKDEDKDEDKDDEDDDKEYKDEDENKDDEDDEDKGNKDEDEDKDYKDEDEDKDDKDGDKSDKDEDEHKDDEDENKDEYEDKADKDENEDKHEAKDDEVEEKDDEDKDDKDVDKDDKDDDKGDEDEDKDDEDEDKDDKTEDEDKDDEDEDIDDEDEDKDDKDEDEDEDKSDKNGDEDKHDEDEDKDDEDEDTVDEDEDKDDKDENKNENEDDDKEDKDEGEHKDEDKDNEHEDKGDKDEDEDKDDENEDKDDKDEDKDHEDQDKDDGDEDKDDEDEDKNDKDEDKGDKVNDDKHDEDEDKDDQDENEDENEDEDKDDQDEDGNKDDKDEDKGHNNEDEDKDDEDDDKDDKDDHKDKDDKANYEDKDDEDKDDKNEDEDIDNEDEDKDDEDEDNDDKDEYKGDKDENEDSDKDDKDEDKNKDVKDEDKDDEDEDKDDKDEDKDDKDEDEDDEDEDKDDKDEDKGDRDEDEDKDDEDEDKDHKDEDKYHEDEDKSDKDEDEDKDDDEEDKDDEDEDKDDNDEDENKDNENDNKDENVDNDKDDKDEDEHKDKDKGNKDEDEDEDKDNKDENEDKGDKNEDEDKDDEDKDDKDEDKDDEDEDKDDKDEEKDDKDEDEDKDDGDEDKDKKDEDKNDKDEDKGDNDEDKDDKDEDEDKSDKDEDEDKDDDDEDKDDVEDKDDKYEHKDDEDENKDENEGDDKDDKDEHKDKHKDNKDEDEDKDDEDEDKDNKDEDEDKGDKNEDEDKDDEDEDKNDKDEDKGYNDEDKDGEDKDEDKEDEDKNDKDENEDKDDKDEDEGDKDENEDNDKDGKGEDENKDIDDKEEEKDKDVKDDDEDRNVKDEDGDKDDKDEDEKDDKNGNEDKGDQDEDKNDKDEDKDDEDEDKDDMVEDEDEDNEDEDKDDEDKDEDEDNKDEDKYDEDEYNCYKDEDKDDEDEDKDDKDEDVDKDDMDEDKDKEDDNKDDKDEGKDDEDKHDKDEDKYDEDEDKDDDEEDKDDKDEDKDDKGEDENKENECENEDDNKDDKEEDKDNKAENEDKGDKNEDEDKDDEDKDEDIDDEDEDKDDEDEDKDDKDEEEDKDDGDEDKHDKGEDKNDKDEDKGDNDGDKDEDKDEDKDDEDKNKRMRIKRISMRMMIKMIRMRTRITIKIIRMRMTIRMWMIRRRMRIEMLRTRIKMLRMRMRIKVIKMRMRIKTTRMRINMIKMRMRIKMIRMRIKMIRMRMRIKMMRIKTMRMRIKMMKMRIRTMTMIKMMMRTKTIRMSIKAMRMRIKMRMRVMIKMIRMRMSINTRIKIIKMRMRIKIRMKMRIKVIRLRMRKKTLRMKIKMMRMRIKPMRMKRLKMIRMRIKMIMMRMRIKTIRMSIKAMSMRLKMRMRVMIKMIRMRISINTRIKIIKVRMKIKIIRMRIKIIRMKMRIKVIRLRMRKKTMRMRIKMMRMRMKTMRMKKRLKMIRKSIKMITMRIKMITMRMRIKRMRIKAIRMRMRIKMIRMRMRIKMMRINTIRMRINVMRMRIKVIRMSMRIKTMRMRIKTIMRMWINMMRMRIKVIRMRIRTMRMRIKTIRMRMWIKMIRMRIEVIRVRIKTKRMRIKMIRVRMRIMVISIMMRIMTMRMSIEMIRMRIKMTRVRIRRMRIKTMRMRIKMMRMRIKMMRMRIKMMRLRLKMIRMRIKTIKKRVRVKMIRMRPRIKVIRMRMRITRKMIMMRLGIRIKVIRMRMRIKILRMTIEMLTMRIKMRMRIKTRIKLIRMRMRMRIKMMRMRIKVIRKRMRIKTMRKRIKTIRMRMSIKMIKLRIKGIRTRIKMMRMRIQTIRMRMRIKMMMRIKMIRMRMGKKIGMRMRIKTMRMKMIIKMIRMTMRIKMIGMNMRISMKMIRMRIRIKMIKMRMRIRMKMIRMRVRIKMIRMKMGIKMIRMRIRIKIMRMRINI